A section of the Etheostoma cragini isolate CJK2018 chromosome 12, CSU_Ecrag_1.0, whole genome shotgun sequence genome encodes:
- the LOC117953751 gene encoding endophilin-A2-like isoform X3: MSVAGLRKQFYKASQLVSEKVGGAEGTKLDEDFKDLERRADVTSKAVVEVISKTSEYLQPNPATRAKLSMLNTVSKMRGQVKSPGYPQPEGLLGECMTKYGRDMGEDTNFGGALTDIGESMKRMAEIKDSLDIDVKQNFIDPLQAVAEKDVKDIQYHLKKLEGRRLDYDYKKKRQGKIQDEEIRQALEKFHESKEMAEGSMHNLLETDVEQVSQLSSFVESLLQYHRQATQVLEELSDKLRERVNDAQSRPRREYTPKPRPSYDYGDVENSNGGYSPSATTPPAYSSAEPCCKALYDFEPENEGELGFNEGDIITLVNKIDENWFEGAIRGKSGYFPNNYVEVVVPLPQ, from the exons CTGGTGAGTGAGAAGGTTGGAGGTGCAGAGGGAACCAAACTGGATGAAGACTTCAAGGACCTTGAGAGG AGAGCAGATGTTACCAGcaaagcagtggtggaagtCATCAGTAAAACATCAGAGTACCTCCAGCCCAACCCGGCAACAAGAGCTAAACTGTCCATGCTCAACACAGTGTCCAAAATGCGTGGGCAGGTCAAGAGTCCGGGCTACCCCCAGCCTGAGGGCCTCCTGGGGGAGTGCATGACTAAGTATGGACGGGATATGGGAGAAGACACCAACTTTG GTGGGGCACTAACAGACATTGGGGAGTCGATGAAGAGGATGGCCGAGATCAAAGACTCTCTGGATATTGATGTGAAGCAGAACTTTATTGACCCGCTGCAGGCAGTCGCTGAGAAGGACGTCAAAGACATTCAG TACCACCTGAAGAAGCTAGAGGGCCGCCGTCTGGACTATGATTATAAGAAGAAACGTCAAGGTAAAATCCAAGATGAGGAGATCAGGCAGGCCCTGGAGAAGTTCCACGAGTCCAAAGAAATGGCTGAAGGCTCCATGCACAACCTGCTGGAAACCGAT gtgGAGCAGGTGAGTCAGCTGTCCTCCTTTGTCGAGTCTCTGCTGCAGTACCACAGACAGGCCACACAGGTCCTGGAGGAGCTTTCTGACAAACTAAGAGAAAG GGTGAATGATGCTCAGTCTCGTCCAAGGCGCGAATACACGCCCAAACCCAGACCATCCTATGACTATGGAGATGTTGAAAACTCTAACGGAGGATACTCCCCATCTGCAACAACCCCTCCAGCTTACTCTTCCG CTGAGCCATGCTGTAAAGCCCTGTATGACTTTGAGCCAGAGAACGAAGGAGAGCTGGGCTTCAACGAGGGTGACATCATCACCTTGGTCAATAAAATCGATGAGAACTGGTTTGAGGGAGCCATTCGCGGAAAATCGGGATACTTCCCCAACAACTACGTTGAGGTGGTGGTGCCTCTGCCACAGTAA
- the LOC117953751 gene encoding endophilin-A2-like isoform X2 gives MSVAGLRKQFYKASQLVSEKVGGAEGTKLDEDFKDLERRADVTSKAVVEVISKTSEYLQPNPATRAKLSMLNTVSKMRGQVKSPGYPQPEGLLGECMTKYGRDMGEDTNFGGALTDIGESMKRMAEIKDSLDIDVKQNFIDPLQAVAEKDVKDIQYHLKKLEGRRLDYDYKKKRQGKIQDEEIRQALEKFHESKEMAEGSMHNLLETDVEQVSQLSSFVESLLQYHRQATQVLEELSDKLRERVNDAQSRPRREYTPKPRPSYDYGDVENSNGGYSPSATTPPAYSSGPSFQRTSIKSRRPEPCCKALYDFEPENEGELGFNEGDIITLVNKIDENWFEGAIRGKSGYFPNNYVEVVVPLPQ, from the exons CTGGTGAGTGAGAAGGTTGGAGGTGCAGAGGGAACCAAACTGGATGAAGACTTCAAGGACCTTGAGAGG AGAGCAGATGTTACCAGcaaagcagtggtggaagtCATCAGTAAAACATCAGAGTACCTCCAGCCCAACCCGGCAACAAGAGCTAAACTGTCCATGCTCAACACAGTGTCCAAAATGCGTGGGCAGGTCAAGAGTCCGGGCTACCCCCAGCCTGAGGGCCTCCTGGGGGAGTGCATGACTAAGTATGGACGGGATATGGGAGAAGACACCAACTTTG GTGGGGCACTAACAGACATTGGGGAGTCGATGAAGAGGATGGCCGAGATCAAAGACTCTCTGGATATTGATGTGAAGCAGAACTTTATTGACCCGCTGCAGGCAGTCGCTGAGAAGGACGTCAAAGACATTCAG TACCACCTGAAGAAGCTAGAGGGCCGCCGTCTGGACTATGATTATAAGAAGAAACGTCAAGGTAAAATCCAAGATGAGGAGATCAGGCAGGCCCTGGAGAAGTTCCACGAGTCCAAAGAAATGGCTGAAGGCTCCATGCACAACCTGCTGGAAACCGAT gtgGAGCAGGTGAGTCAGCTGTCCTCCTTTGTCGAGTCTCTGCTGCAGTACCACAGACAGGCCACACAGGTCCTGGAGGAGCTTTCTGACAAACTAAGAGAAAG GGTGAATGATGCTCAGTCTCGTCCAAGGCGCGAATACACGCCCAAACCCAGACCATCCTATGACTATGGAGATGTTGAAAACTCTAACGGAGGATACTCCCCATCTGCAACAACCCCTCCAGCTTACTCTTCCG GTCCATCCTTCCAAAGAACCTCCATCAAGAGCAGACGGC CTGAGCCATGCTGTAAAGCCCTGTATGACTTTGAGCCAGAGAACGAAGGAGAGCTGGGCTTCAACGAGGGTGACATCATCACCTTGGTCAATAAAATCGATGAGAACTGGTTTGAGGGAGCCATTCGCGGAAAATCGGGATACTTCCCCAACAACTACGTTGAGGTGGTGGTGCCTCTGCCACAGTAA
- the LOC117953751 gene encoding endophilin-A2-like isoform X1: MSVAGLRKQFYKASQLVSEKVGGAEGTKLDEDFKDLERRADVTSKAVVEVISKTSEYLQPNPATRAKLSMLNTVSKMRGQVKSPGYPQPEGLLGECMTKYGRDMGEDTNFGGALTDIGESMKRMAEIKDSLDIDVKQNFIDPLQAVAEKDVKDIQYHLKKLEGRRLDYDYKKKRQGKIQDEEIRQALEKFHESKEMAEGSMHNLLETDVEQVSQLSSFVESLLQYHRQATQVLEELSDKLRERVNDAQSRPRREYTPKPRPSYDYGDVENSNGGYSPSATTPPAYSSAQYPGPSFQRTSIKSRRPEPCCKALYDFEPENEGELGFNEGDIITLVNKIDENWFEGAIRGKSGYFPNNYVEVVVPLPQ; this comes from the exons CTGGTGAGTGAGAAGGTTGGAGGTGCAGAGGGAACCAAACTGGATGAAGACTTCAAGGACCTTGAGAGG AGAGCAGATGTTACCAGcaaagcagtggtggaagtCATCAGTAAAACATCAGAGTACCTCCAGCCCAACCCGGCAACAAGAGCTAAACTGTCCATGCTCAACACAGTGTCCAAAATGCGTGGGCAGGTCAAGAGTCCGGGCTACCCCCAGCCTGAGGGCCTCCTGGGGGAGTGCATGACTAAGTATGGACGGGATATGGGAGAAGACACCAACTTTG GTGGGGCACTAACAGACATTGGGGAGTCGATGAAGAGGATGGCCGAGATCAAAGACTCTCTGGATATTGATGTGAAGCAGAACTTTATTGACCCGCTGCAGGCAGTCGCTGAGAAGGACGTCAAAGACATTCAG TACCACCTGAAGAAGCTAGAGGGCCGCCGTCTGGACTATGATTATAAGAAGAAACGTCAAGGTAAAATCCAAGATGAGGAGATCAGGCAGGCCCTGGAGAAGTTCCACGAGTCCAAAGAAATGGCTGAAGGCTCCATGCACAACCTGCTGGAAACCGAT gtgGAGCAGGTGAGTCAGCTGTCCTCCTTTGTCGAGTCTCTGCTGCAGTACCACAGACAGGCCACACAGGTCCTGGAGGAGCTTTCTGACAAACTAAGAGAAAG GGTGAATGATGCTCAGTCTCGTCCAAGGCGCGAATACACGCCCAAACCCAGACCATCCTATGACTATGGAGATGTTGAAAACTCTAACGGAGGATACTCCCCATCTGCAACAACCCCTCCAGCTTACTCTTCCG CACAATATCCAGGTCCATCCTTCCAAAGAACCTCCATCAAGAGCAGACGGC CTGAGCCATGCTGTAAAGCCCTGTATGACTTTGAGCCAGAGAACGAAGGAGAGCTGGGCTTCAACGAGGGTGACATCATCACCTTGGTCAATAAAATCGATGAGAACTGGTTTGAGGGAGCCATTCGCGGAAAATCGGGATACTTCCCCAACAACTACGTTGAGGTGGTGGTGCCTCTGCCACAGTAA